The proteins below are encoded in one region of Bacillales bacterium:
- a CDS encoding ribonuclease H-like domain-containing protein: protein MSLKDKLSRFRKELALEKREEKPEIQPKASPSEEKWAALGARPFDFEGQRAWVRTVTYPLDAHHGRYAFGELTGAVGAWQANESHPLSSAGLAPEDLLFFDTETTGLGGGAGNTIFLIGCGRVQVDRVVVTQYFLPSPADEVALYQVFLSEVKDLKHLVTYNGKAFDWPQVKTRHTFLRDAVPKLPPFGHFDLLHASRRLWRHTLESTRLAVVEDEILQFQRVGDTPGHLVPIYYFEYVKQQDPNIVKGVLEHNEYDILSLITLYIHLTRVILSPKEATARERYEVGRWYLYLGQWEEAAQCFLDVAGRDSRVAVLAQKQLATIYKKQQNYAEAMMIWERLTETGKIDDSDVWIEMAKVYEHQQKDFEKALHCAKAARSIKKGRDRFIKAAGACNDVDAIVKRIARLEKKIDSL, encoded by the coding sequence ATGTCCTTGAAAGATAAATTGTCGCGTTTCCGCAAGGAACTCGCGCTGGAAAAGCGGGAAGAAAAGCCGGAAATTCAGCCGAAAGCAAGTCCATCGGAAGAAAAGTGGGCGGCACTCGGCGCGCGGCCGTTTGACTTTGAAGGACAGCGCGCCTGGGTGCGGACCGTGACGTATCCTCTTGATGCGCATCACGGCCGCTATGCGTTCGGCGAGCTGACAGGCGCTGTCGGCGCGTGGCAGGCGAATGAGAGCCATCCGCTCTCAAGCGCCGGTCTCGCGCCGGAAGACTTGTTGTTTTTCGATACGGAAACGACAGGTCTTGGCGGCGGCGCCGGCAACACGATTTTTCTCATTGGCTGCGGACGCGTCCAAGTGGACCGCGTTGTCGTGACGCAATATTTTTTGCCGTCGCCGGCCGACGAGGTCGCTTTATATCAAGTTTTTTTATCTGAAGTGAAAGACTTGAAACATCTTGTTACCTACAACGGCAAGGCGTTCGACTGGCCGCAAGTGAAAACCCGCCACACGTTTTTGCGCGATGCGGTGCCGAAATTGCCGCCATTCGGGCATTTTGATTTGCTTCATGCCTCGCGGCGTCTTTGGCGCCACACGCTTGAATCGACAAGGCTCGCGGTGGTTGAGGATGAAATTTTACAATTTCAAAGGGTTGGGGATACGCCGGGTCATCTTGTGCCGATTTATTACTTTGAGTATGTGAAACAGCAGGATCCAAACATCGTCAAAGGGGTGCTCGAGCATAACGAATATGATATTTTGTCGCTGATCACGTTATATATTCATTTAACGCGGGTAATATTGTCTCCAAAAGAGGCGACGGCGCGCGAACGTTATGAGGTCGGGCGTTGGTATTTGTATCTCGGTCAGTGGGAGGAAGCGGCACAATGTTTTCTCGATGTGGCAGGCAGGGACTCGCGTGTGGCCGTACTTGCTCAGAAACAATTGGCAACCATTTATAAGAAACAGCAAAACTATGCTGAAGCGATGATGATTTGGGAAAGGTTGACCGAAACCGGCAAAATTGATGACTCGGACGTTTGGATTGAGATGGCGAAAGTTTACGAGCATCAACAAAAAGATTTTGAAAAAGCGCTGCACTGTGCAAAAGCCGCGCGGAGCATCAAGAAAGGACGAGACCGTTTCATTAAGGCGGCCGGGGCATGTAATGATGTGGATGCGATTGTGAAAAGAATCGCCAGATTGGAAAAGAAAATCGATTCGTTGTGA
- a CDS encoding DEAD/DEAH box helicase, whose amino-acid sequence MRVKKSLEACMSLIRSQPEFMNHIAHWETIPAREAQYAEFPESLVQPLRDSLAKRGIERLYAHQRDAYVTASEERKNTVIVTPTASGKTLCYNLPVLQEIVNNPNSRALYLFPTKALAQDQKSELTEWIEEAHLDVNTYTYDGDTPSNIRQKIRQAGHVVMTNPDMLHSGVLPHHTKWVSLFENLKYIVIDEVHTYRGVFGSHVANVMRRLKRICRFYGSDPVFICTSATIANPKEIAEALTGNPMKLIDKNGAPAGAKHFMFYNPPVVNKPLNVRRSATLEARKIAKLFLENGIQTIVFGRSRVRVEILLSYLQKIFQKSLGAPKIRGYRGGYLPKQRREIERGLRNGEVLGVVSTNALELGVDIGQLQVCVMAGYPGSVASTWQQAGRAGRRQGEALIVLVASSSALDQYMVQHPDYFFNRSPEQARINPDNLIILVDHIKCAAYELPFEEGETFDGTDIRDVLDFLTEEQILHFQNKKWFWMNDSFPANNISLRSASQENVVIIDQTEAANVKVIGEMDRFSAMTLLHDDAIYLHEGVQHHVDKLDWEEKKAYVKQVSVNYYTDAQMAVQLKVLEIDEEQQSEKAGFAYGEVTVNAMPTLYKKIRFETHENIGWGPIHLPEEELHTSAAWLELPDAVAGSLSEAHIEHGLVGIANVLRSTAPLFVLCDSSDLHVVPQVKATHSEKPSVFLYDRYPGGVGLSETVYRSIVPLLEEVRTLIRQCECDEGCPSCIGSPTGEDLDAKQAALKILNLIL is encoded by the coding sequence ATTCGCGTGAAGAAATCGCTTGAAGCATGTATGTCGCTCATCCGCAGCCAACCGGAATTTATGAATCATATCGCGCATTGGGAAACGATCCCGGCGAGAGAGGCACAATACGCCGAATTTCCGGAAAGTCTTGTACAGCCTTTAAGAGATTCATTGGCGAAACGAGGCATCGAACGTTTGTATGCCCATCAGCGTGATGCTTATGTGACGGCTAGTGAAGAGAGGAAAAATACCGTTATCGTGACGCCGACGGCGTCGGGGAAAACGCTATGTTATAACTTGCCTGTGTTGCAAGAAATCGTGAACAACCCAAACAGTAGGGCGCTTTATTTGTTTCCGACGAAGGCGCTTGCGCAAGATCAGAAAAGTGAATTGACGGAATGGATTGAAGAAGCGCATTTGGACGTGAACACTTATACATATGACGGGGATACGCCGTCGAACATCCGCCAGAAGATTCGTCAAGCAGGGCATGTCGTGATGACGAATCCGGACATGCTTCATTCAGGTGTGCTCCCGCATCATACGAAGTGGGTGTCGTTGTTTGAGAATTTGAAGTACATCGTTATTGATGAAGTGCACACGTACCGAGGGGTATTCGGCAGCCATGTCGCCAATGTGATGCGGCGGCTGAAACGGATTTGCCGTTTTTACGGCAGTGATCCGGTATTTATTTGTACGTCTGCGACGATTGCGAATCCGAAGGAGATCGCTGAGGCGTTGACGGGCAATCCGATGAAATTGATTGACAAAAACGGCGCGCCAGCGGGTGCGAAGCATTTCATGTTTTACAATCCTCCGGTTGTGAACAAGCCGTTGAATGTGCGAAGGAGTGCGACGCTTGAAGCGCGAAAGATCGCGAAACTGTTTCTTGAAAACGGCATTCAGACGATCGTCTTCGGCCGCAGCCGGGTGAGGGTAGAAATTTTACTGAGTTATTTGCAAAAAATTTTCCAGAAATCGCTCGGGGCACCGAAAATTCGCGGTTACCGCGGCGGGTATTTGCCGAAACAAAGGCGGGAAATTGAGCGCGGGCTCAGGAACGGCGAGGTGCTCGGCGTTGTCAGCACGAACGCGCTTGAGCTAGGGGTCGATATCGGCCAGCTGCAAGTGTGTGTGATGGCTGGTTATCCAGGTTCTGTCGCGAGTACGTGGCAGCAGGCGGGACGCGCCGGGAGGCGGCAAGGCGAGGCGTTGATCGTGCTTGTGGCATCCTCGAGCGCGCTTGATCAGTACATGGTGCAGCACCCGGATTATTTTTTCAACAGAAGTCCGGAACAAGCTCGCATCAACCCCGACAATTTGATCATTCTTGTCGATCATATTAAATGTGCGGCTTATGAGCTGCCTTTTGAAGAAGGAGAAACGTTTGACGGTACGGATATTCGCGACGTGCTTGATTTCTTGACGGAAGAACAAATTTTGCATTTTCAAAACAAGAAATGGTTTTGGATGAATGATTCGTTTCCGGCGAACAACATCAGTTTGCGTTCGGCTTCGCAAGAAAATGTCGTGATCATCGATCAAACGGAAGCAGCCAATGTAAAAGTGATCGGGGAAATGGATCGCTTCAGCGCGATGACGCTTTTGCATGACGATGCGATTTATTTGCATGAAGGCGTGCAGCATCATGTGGACAAGCTCGACTGGGAAGAAAAGAAGGCGTACGTGAAGCAAGTGAGCGTCAATTATTACACGGACGCGCAAATGGCCGTGCAATTGAAAGTGCTTGAAATCGATGAAGAACAGCAGTCGGAAAAAGCCGGATTTGCCTATGGCGAAGTCACGGTGAATGCGATGCCGACTTTGTATAAAAAAATTCGCTTTGAAACGCACGAAAATATCGGCTGGGGGCCGATTCACTTGCCGGAAGAAGAGCTGCACACGAGCGCGGCTTGGCTCGAACTGCCCGATGCCGTCGCCGGCTCGCTCAGCGAGGCGCATATCGAACACGGACTTGTCGGCATCGCCAACGTGCTTCGTTCGACGGCGCCGCTGTTCGTCCTTTGCGATTCGTCGGACTTGCACGTCGTGCCGCAAGTGAAGGCGACGCATTCGGAAAAACCTTCGGTCTTTCTGTACGACCGTTATCCGGGCGGCGTCGGCTTAAGTGAAACCGTCTACCGCTCGATCGTGCCTCTTCTCGAAGAAGTGCGGACGCTTATTCGCCAATGCGAATGTGACGAAGGCTGCCCGTCGTGCATCGGTTCGCCGACCGGCGAAGATCTCGATGCGAAGCAAGCAGCCTTGAAAATCTTGAACTTGATTTTATGA